The sequence below is a genomic window from Babesia bigemina genome assembly Bbig001, chromosome : II.
TGCGACTGCATTTCCTTCATTTTAGGTTCGGTCGACGCGTATTGCGTCTCCTCCAACTGGGCACGCGCGGgggccgccgccggagcGGCCTGCTCCGGCTCCGCTGCCTTCGGCGCCTTGTCCTTGTtcgcgctgccgccgccctCCTTACGGTCCCTCATTTCCGCCTTGGAGTGCGCGAAGGGGCAGAAGTAGCCCTTGCAGGCGGGGTAGTTGAGGCACATGCGCGTTTTGTACAGGTCGGGGTGGTACAGCTGTTCCTCCTTGGAGTGCGAGAACTTGCAGCGCCGCCCGTAGTGGCACTTGCCCTGCAGCTGCATCTTGTTCTCCGTCCTCAAAAACTGTATGTTGGGGCACAGCTTGTAGTCGTACTTGAACAGCGAGGGGTTGCGGCGGGGCCACGTTTCGCTGTGCGACATGCTGCAGCGGATGCTGTCCGAGCATGCGCCCTTGACGTACATGGGGCACTGCCGCGTGCGGAACTCCTCGAGCTCCTTACCGCTGAGGCAGACATGTTTCGGGGCTTGCGAACCTGCGTCTGGTTGCCGCTTGGCGCTGCCGTCTGCCTTGGGCGACGGATGAGCCAGCACCTGTTGGTGGCAGGCTTTTGCCATAACCGTATCTTCGTTCTTCTTCTGCGCCTTCGCGCAGCTTCAAAGTGCCGGGGCTGATGCGGAATTAGGCCGCTTCTCTGCGATCCGCGCAATTCACAAACGTGGATTATATTCTTCTCCCAGCCTCAGTTGCCTACGAGTTGCGCCCTGAGCCATACGAGCTGCACGGAGCAATTTTCTCACGCCCAGCCTATCTCAACGCATTCATACCGACTGCTGCGTCGTCATGTTAGTTTCGCAGAATCTCCGATGTCGTGTATGCGTACCTCGTTGCCGTCCACTTCCCACCCATTAAAGCGATCTCGTGGGCGAGACTTTTGGTATATACGCGTGTGCTGCTACACCGTGAGCC
It includes:
- a CDS encoding zinc finger domain containing protein,putative, translated to MAKACHQQVLAHPSPKADGSAKRQPDAGSQAPKHVCLSGKELEEFRTRQCPMYVKGACSDSIRCSMSHSETWPRRNPSLFKYDYKLCPNIQFLRTENKMQLQGKCHYGRRCKFSHSKEEQLYHPDLYKTRMCLNYPACKGYFCPFAHSKAEMRDRKEGGGSANKDKAPKAAEPEQAAPAAAPARAQLEETQYASTEPKMKEMQSQMISEAWSSLYNAEYKNADYKFLDVNSLNSTVGSPNTVTTQEMSANIDFDINATFEDTLLGHEDVTDLEERNLRFLNAYFARRVRDLDENQAAVSSTITTAPQRKQPANVVCNSRDNQAVEDDDEDGWLEDVLQTGLQLLRQDTYEPLNREPTSSQSPCPVCKRSREVCNHRDRLAQSSWM